The proteins below are encoded in one region of Bacteroidales bacterium:
- a CDS encoding TRL domain-containing protein encodes MKNFRNVIIGLVVVVALFFASCSATNPYWVTTNPIGTKVGKSSGTCYFKVLCFNVDYSIQTAAKNGGINKIATVDIKTTNVLGIIWTFETIVTGE; translated from the coding sequence ATGAAAAATTTCAGAAATGTTATCATTGGTTTAGTTGTTGTTGTTGCACTTTTTTTTGCATCATGCTCAGCTACTAATCCTTATTGGGTAACTACTAACCCAATAGGAACAAAAGTAGGAAAATCATCAGGTACCTGCTATTTTAAAGTACTCTGTTTTAACGTTGATTACAGTATTCAGACTGCGGCAAAAAATGGAGGTATCAATAAAATAGCTACTGTTGATATTAAAACAACAAATGTTCTTGGAATTATATGGACATTTGAAACCATTGTTACCGGGGAATAA
- a CDS encoding acetate kinase: MKILVLNCGSSSIKYQLLDMANNADVLAKGLLERVGINDSVLKHQAKGKDVYVLVQDVPNHEIGVELILKTLLHPEFGVIKDSKEINAVGHRVVHGGEKFSGSVLITQEIIDKMEECVDLAPLHNPANLKGIYAMRKLLPEVPMCGIFDTAFHMTMPDFVYMYGLPYEMYDKYKVRRYGFHGTSHRFVSQKACETLKVKYENQKIITCHLGNGASIAAIKDGKSFDTSMGLTPVEGLIMGTRCGDLDLGAFLFIMEKENMDIKKANNYINKVSGMIGISGISSDMRDIWKAADEGNKRAKLAMDMYIYRVKKYVGAYAAAMGGVDIIIFTGGIGENDFHVRAGVCKEMEYMGLVFDTEKNNNLRGKDAILTKPESKVKVMTICTNEELVIALDTIDIILKK, encoded by the coding sequence ATGAAAATTTTAGTATTGAACTGTGGCAGCTCATCAATCAAATATCAGCTGCTCGACATGGCAAATAATGCCGACGTGCTTGCAAAAGGTCTCCTGGAAAGAGTAGGAATTAATGACAGCGTTCTTAAGCACCAGGCAAAAGGAAAAGATGTTTATGTGCTGGTACAGGATGTTCCCAATCATGAAATAGGTGTTGAGCTTATCCTTAAAACCCTTTTACATCCGGAATTTGGAGTAATAAAAGATTCGAAAGAAATTAATGCAGTAGGACATCGCGTAGTACATGGCGGAGAAAAGTTTAGCGGCAGTGTATTAATCACACAGGAAATAATTGATAAAATGGAAGAATGCGTTGACCTCGCACCTTTACACAATCCTGCAAACTTAAAAGGTATTTATGCAATGAGAAAACTGTTACCCGAAGTTCCAATGTGCGGGATATTCGATACAGCTTTCCATATGACCATGCCCGATTTTGTTTATATGTACGGACTTCCATATGAAATGTATGATAAATATAAAGTAAGAAGATATGGTTTCCACGGAACAAGCCACCGCTTTGTTTCACAGAAAGCATGTGAAACCTTAAAAGTAAAATACGAAAACCAGAAAATCATAACTTGTCATCTTGGAAATGGAGCCTCTATTGCTGCTATTAAAGATGGTAAATCATTCGACACATCAATGGGACTTACTCCTGTTGAAGGTTTGATAATGGGTACACGCTGCGGCGACCTCGACCTTGGTGCTTTTCTTTTTATAATGGAAAAAGAAAACATGGATATTAAAAAAGCCAATAACTACATCAATAAGGTTAGCGGTATGATTGGGATTTCAGGAATTTCTTCCGATATGAGAGACATTTGGAAAGCCGCCGACGAAGGGAACAAACGTGCTAAACTTGCAATGGATATGTATATTTATCGCGTTAAAAAATATGTTGGCGCTTATGCTGCCGCTATGGGTGGTGTAGACATTATTATATTTACCGGCGGTATTGGCGAAAACGATTTTCACGTAAGAGCAGGTGTTTGTAAAGAAATGGAATACATGGGACTTGTTTTCGATACAGAAAAAAATAATAATTTAAGAGGCAAAGATGCGATACTAACAAAACCAGAATCCAAAGTAAAAGTTATGACTATATGTACTAACGAGGAATTGGTTATTGCTTTAGATACCATTGATATTATCTTAAAAAAATAA